The following coding sequences are from one Chryseobacterium mulctrae window:
- a CDS encoding PD-(D/E)XK nuclease family protein, whose amino-acid sequence MTDLEIEEKLKEIFEQNYELLKLEGGHALTEATKNDAFQQILYYYRKLSDVAKKVTDTEVKLTLPDQKTPEGRSFTIEGIVDIVREDDEVWMYDIKTHDPLYVRSNLDFYQKQLNVYSYIWENLRGNKLDHTAVISTVLPDGLKNSIVEGNVSRAEKEFADWQPIIEIPFKEENVQSTIADFADTVDNIEKHCFTPPPVEILNSLIEGTRSKFATRICRNCDARFSCSSFREYATSIQKGTNMNFKKYYEDYGSDVEKEEFINASLISERSNDIQL is encoded by the coding sequence ATGACAGATCTAGAAATTGAAGAAAAACTCAAAGAGATTTTCGAACAAAATTATGAGTTATTGAAACTGGAAGGCGGTCACGCTCTCACCGAGGCCACAAAAAATGATGCTTTTCAGCAGATCTTATATTATTACCGTAAGCTTAGTGATGTAGCAAAAAAAGTCACAGATACTGAAGTTAAATTAACTTTGCCTGATCAAAAAACCCCAGAAGGTCGTAGTTTTACGATTGAAGGTATAGTTGATATAGTCAGAGAAGATGATGAAGTCTGGATGTATGATATTAAAACACACGATCCACTCTATGTTCGTTCCAATTTAGATTTTTACCAAAAGCAATTAAATGTTTATTCCTACATTTGGGAAAACCTTCGGGGCAATAAGTTGGATCATACTGCTGTCATAAGCACAGTTCTGCCTGATGGGCTGAAAAACTCAATCGTCGAAGGAAATGTTTCAAGAGCAGAAAAAGAATTTGCAGACTGGCAGCCAATTATAGAAATCCCTTTTAAAGAGGAAAATGTTCAATCCACAATTGCGGATTTTGCAGATACGGTGGATAATATAGAAAAGCATTGCTTTACTCCTCCGCCCGTTGAAATACTTAATAGTTTAATTGAAGGTACAAGGTCTAAGTTCGCAACTAGAATTTGCAGAAACTGCGATGCGCGTTTTTCTTGTTCATCATTTAGGGAATATGCTACCTCCATTCAGAAGGGCACTAATATGAACTTCAAAAAATATTATGAAGATTACGGCAGCGATGTGGAGAAAGAAGAATTTATCAATGCATCTTTAATTTCAGAAAGGTCTAATGATATCCAATTATAA
- a CDS encoding site-specific DNA-methyltransferase yields MAIEKLKPDFQFDEERIKKLYEIVPEAFADGKINWHSLQEALGHYKEDDDVDSEHYGLFWPGKREARRKSASPSTGTLIPANDFSSKAIHSDNLFIEGENLEVLKLLQKAYADKIKMIYIDPPYNTGNDFIYDDNFSETVEDYMRRTGQLDEDSKPLATNSRVDGRFHSKWLSMMYPRLRLARNLLKEDGVIFVSIDDNEVANLKLLMNEIFGEENFLGQFVINSTPNARDYGHIGKMHEYCLFYGKNSTLTETYHLEDKDKKFKYSDDIGDYNIHPLYNSNVAFTNINRPNLYYPFYLNLDNNIEEDFYEISLKPFKNSVEIFPPKSVKDNIQFVWRWGKDKSASEMNVNIIGYKISDDEYRIVQKMRTTEKVVRSLLLEKEFSSRRGTSDLEKLFGKKTFSFPKPLELIKTFIKVGSTDGDTILDFFSGSGTLAQAVLELNAESAETRNFITVQLPVKTKFEINTEIKDLENISDITEARIEKSIIQCRKINSEKDFSYKKFRLSTSSFKIWQDYLGSDITALEKLLSENSNPLISDWEIDNLLSERGRSTKSKKNRVKDKIY; encoded by the coding sequence ATGGCAATCGAAAAACTTAAACCAGATTTTCAATTCGACGAAGAAAGAATTAAAAAACTATACGAAATAGTGCCCGAAGCATTTGCAGATGGTAAAATAAACTGGCATTCCCTTCAGGAAGCATTAGGACATTACAAAGAGGATGATGATGTTGATTCAGAACATTATGGTCTTTTTTGGCCAGGAAAGAGAGAAGCTAGACGTAAATCTGCAAGTCCAAGTACAGGAACACTCATTCCGGCCAATGATTTTTCATCAAAAGCAATTCATTCTGATAACTTATTTATTGAAGGTGAAAATCTTGAAGTATTGAAATTATTGCAGAAGGCTTATGCAGATAAGATTAAGATGATATATATTGATCCACCTTACAATACTGGTAACGATTTTATTTATGATGACAACTTTTCAGAAACTGTTGAAGATTATATGAGAAGAACCGGTCAATTAGATGAAGATTCAAAACCATTAGCCACAAATTCAAGAGTTGATGGTCGTTTTCATAGTAAATGGCTTTCAATGATGTATCCCAGATTACGGCTGGCAAGAAACTTACTTAAGGAAGACGGTGTTATTTTCGTAAGTATTGATGATAATGAGGTAGCAAACTTAAAGTTATTGATGAATGAAATTTTTGGCGAAGAAAATTTTTTAGGTCAATTTGTTATTAATTCTACACCAAATGCTAGGGATTACGGACATATTGGAAAAATGCACGAATACTGTTTATTTTATGGCAAAAATTCTACATTAACTGAAACATATCATTTGGAAGATAAGGATAAAAAGTTCAAGTATTCTGATGATATCGGGGATTATAATATACACCCATTGTACAATAGTAATGTTGCTTTTACAAACATAAATCGACCTAACCTTTATTATCCTTTTTACCTCAATCTTGATAATAATATTGAAGAAGATTTCTATGAGATTTCATTAAAACCTTTTAAGAATTCAGTTGAAATATTTCCACCTAAATCGGTTAAAGATAATATTCAATTTGTCTGGCGATGGGGAAAGGATAAGTCTGCATCGGAAATGAATGTAAATATCATAGGGTATAAAATTTCAGATGATGAGTATAGGATAGTGCAGAAAATGAGAACGACAGAGAAAGTTGTTAGATCATTGCTATTAGAAAAAGAATTTAGCAGTAGAAGAGGTACTTCGGATTTGGAAAAATTATTTGGAAAAAAAACTTTCAGTTTTCCAAAACCTCTTGAACTTATTAAAACTTTTATAAAAGTTGGTTCGACAGATGGCGACACAATACTTGATTTTTTCTCGGGTTCTGGCACATTAGCACAGGCGGTTTTAGAGTTAAATGCAGAAAGTGCTGAAACAAGAAATTTTATTACTGTTCAACTGCCTGTTAAAACGAAATTTGAAATTAACACCGAAATTAAAGATCTTGAGAATATTTCTGATATTACGGAAGCGAGAATTGAAAAATCAATAATTCAATGCCGAAAAATAAATAGTGAAAAAGACTTTTCTTATAAGAAATTTAGATTAAGTACTTCATCATTCAAAATTTGGCAAGATTACTTAGGTTCGGATATTACAGCCTTAGAAAAATTACTTTCAGAAAATTCTAATCCATTGATTTCCGACTGGGAAATAGATAATTTGTTATCAGAAAGGGGTCGGTCGACGAAAAGTAAAAAAAACAGGGTTAAGGATAAAATCTATTAA
- a CDS encoding recombinase family protein, translated as MSKNVAYLRVSTADQDLEKNKAEILFLANDKSLGKVDFVEEKISGKIHWRKRKIGEIIEDLQKGDTILLNEFSRLGRSMLECMEIISIATEKGINIYTVKGNWQLDDTIQSKVMAMVFSMVSEIERDLISKRTKEALQTKKANGIKLGRPKGPGKSKLDTHKLEIQALLKNGSTKKFIAKRYNSTPANLHNWIKKNKIQDSPN; from the coding sequence ATGTCAAAGAATGTAGCTTATCTAAGGGTATCAACAGCTGACCAGGATCTTGAAAAAAATAAAGCAGAAATTTTATTTTTAGCGAATGACAAATCTTTAGGTAAAGTAGATTTTGTAGAAGAAAAAATCTCCGGAAAGATTCACTGGAGAAAACGTAAAATTGGTGAGATCATAGAGGATTTACAAAAAGGAGATACTATCCTTTTAAATGAATTTTCCAGATTGGGACGAAGTATGCTTGAATGCATGGAAATTATTTCTATTGCGACAGAGAAAGGCATTAATATTTATACTGTCAAAGGAAACTGGCAACTTGACGATACCATACAAAGTAAAGTGATGGCAATGGTATTTTCTATGGTATCAGAGATTGAACGGGACTTGATTTCCAAAAGAACAAAAGAAGCGCTGCAGACAAAAAAAGCAAACGGAATTAAATTAGGTAGACCAAAAGGACCAGGAAAAAGTAAACTTGATACTCACAAATTGGAAATACAAGCTTTACTTAAAAATGGTTCTACCAAAAAATTTATAGCAAAACGCTATAATTCGACTCCGGCGAACCTCCATAACTGGATAAAAAAAAATAAAATACAGGATTCCCCAAATTAG
- a CDS encoding porin family protein, producing the protein MKTFIIKMKYFMQYQSIDKLLLSACFFFASFLCYSQNYPLKFGIKAGWNYSNVNAIDEIGERSGYLSNGGELFGGIALEKQISKKTYIQTSFLVSYTDRVTFLELPLYYKYNFYKKFSLLAGPKLNYIPDDEISQPYDFKRRVGISGDLGIDYKISNHFIIEGTVSKGFTKQYDDLILTYYDAKRNVYRLGVAYYF; encoded by the coding sequence TTGAAAACTTTTATTATCAAAATGAAATATTTTATGCAATATCAAAGCATCGATAAATTACTTCTTAGTGCTTGCTTCTTCTTTGCATCCTTCCTGTGCTATTCTCAAAATTATCCTTTGAAATTTGGTATTAAGGCTGGATGGAACTATTCTAATGTAAATGCCATCGATGAAATAGGAGAACGTTCGGGATATCTAAGTAACGGAGGGGAATTATTTGGAGGGATAGCTTTAGAAAAACAAATTTCAAAAAAAACATACATTCAAACCAGTTTTCTGGTTTCGTACACTGATAGAGTCACTTTTTTAGAGTTACCTCTTTATTATAAATACAATTTTTATAAAAAGTTCTCTTTGCTGGCAGGTCCAAAATTAAACTATATTCCAGACGATGAAATAAGTCAGCCATATGATTTTAAGAGAAGAGTAGGAATAAGTGGTGATTTAGGGATAGATTACAAAATATCAAATCATTTTATTATTGAGGGTACCGTTTCTAAAGGCTTTACTAAACAGTATGATGATCTCATTCTAACGTATTATGATGCCAAAAGAAATGTTTACAGATTGGGCGTAGCCTATTATTTTTAG
- a CDS encoding VapE domain-containing protein, which translates to MLADTVTTTKQDLWRTCFKKWFVAMVACVLDEKQVNQTVIVFSGKQGLGKTTWMEKLMPKQLKEYIFSGTINPNNKDTLIHLAECMLINLDELENLNRSEIGSLKEIITKTHIRMRKAYGHNNENMPRRASFAGSVNTAQFLNDTTGSRRFLCFEVENIEYTHKIDINKVYAQAVKLYKSEFRHWFNQEEIKEINANNEQYQLMSPEEELLLTWFEPATRETANAFLNASQIAVRLATVANINVTDGTVNKLGKALKKHGFIRIVRNKSYVYVVNVLDVDEVDRRARKKEHIETDNSEVGKLPYRFPN; encoded by the coding sequence ATGTTAGCTGATACAGTAACCACAACAAAACAAGACCTTTGGAGAACCTGCTTCAAGAAATGGTTTGTGGCGATGGTTGCTTGCGTTCTGGATGAAAAACAAGTGAATCAAACTGTAATCGTATTCAGTGGAAAACAAGGTCTAGGTAAAACAACGTGGATGGAAAAACTAATGCCTAAACAATTGAAAGAATACATCTTTTCAGGCACGATAAACCCTAACAATAAAGACACTTTAATTCACTTAGCAGAATGTATGCTCATCAACCTGGACGAGCTCGAAAACTTGAATAGATCAGAAATCGGCAGCTTAAAAGAAATCATTACAAAAACCCATATCAGAATGCGAAAAGCTTATGGCCATAATAATGAAAATATGCCCCGACGCGCCAGCTTTGCCGGATCAGTTAACACTGCCCAATTCCTTAACGATACAACCGGCTCCCGCCGTTTCCTTTGTTTTGAAGTAGAAAACATAGAATACACCCACAAAATCGACATCAATAAAGTTTATGCACAGGCAGTAAAGCTCTATAAATCCGAATTCCGCCATTGGTTCAACCAGGAAGAAATCAAAGAAATCAATGCCAACAATGAACAGTACCAGCTAATGAGTCCAGAAGAAGAATTGTTATTAACATGGTTTGAACCGGCAACGAGAGAAACAGCAAACGCTTTCCTGAATGCTTCTCAAATTGCGGTCCGCCTGGCAACGGTTGCGAATATAAATGTGACAGACGGAACTGTCAATAAATTAGGCAAAGCTTTAAAGAAACATGGCTTTATCCGTATCGTAAGAAACAAAAGCTACGTCTACGTTGTAAATGTTCTCGATGTTGATGAAGTAGACAGAAGAGCACGCAAAAAAGAACATATTGAAACCGATAATTCCGAGGTCGGAAAGTTGCCGTACAGATTTCCGAATTAG
- a CDS encoding Tn3 family transposase yields the protein MALRKSITEQEFTSLINIPQSGEELIRIYSLSDDDIIFIKASCRGKTNHIRVSVLLSYMKFPGIIIPTVFIPDERILDLLCNQLEIDKSHWKDYDNLAETRQDHINILRKNYGYENFSSTYYTDSLFNLTKFTLQTDKGILIAQQLVKFLRDAKILIPRISVVQKICSEALINAEKQIHDTLSSVLSNHQKQLLDTLLNLQEKSSISQLNWLKQSPQAVNSKFLLMHIKRLKTIKDIDLPKDIGKDIHQTRLLKIAREGRQMTPQHLRDFEESRRYATLVAILLETKASIIDEIIEMNDKIIGSLFRYAKNTQAQKMQESGKSMGEQLGVFFKIGNALLDARETGEDPFDAVESVISWEALAQSILEAKNLTAKQNFDSLYFISDKYFTIKKYGGEFLKELELRSAPVAEDILKAINILIDLYEGKIKRLPEKLPSSFIRKRWEELVFTENGIDRKFYELCIFSELKNHLRSGDLWVQGSRQYKDFEDYLIPSDRFTEMRDQNGVPLDVALNVEEFLSERMELLSNKIQIVCKLIESNELPDSSIINDRIKIKPLENTVPEEAEVLGKKIYSLLPLIKITDLLKEVDQWMGFTDQFTHLKSGNKSNDKNFLLTVILSDAINLGLRKMSEASPGTSYAKLSWLQAWHIRDETYSSALAEIINVQSAHPFSSYWGEGKTSSSDGQRFATGSYAQRTGNINPKYGSGPGVQFYTHVSDQYAPFHTKVINVGVRDATYVLDGLLYHESDVQIEEHYTDTSGFTDHVFALMQLLGFKFAPRIRDLNDKKLFIPEASTGYSALSEHIGGKINSKKIIQNWDEILRLAASIKNGTVTASLIVKKIGSYPRQNGLAVALRELGKIERTLFMLDWYMSPELRRRVTAGLNKGEARNALARAVYFNRFGEVRERSFENQRYKASGLNLVTAAIVLWNTVYIEKAVQHLKEQGEEINEELLQYLSPLGWEHIHLTGDYVWEERIKLKKGEFRSLRKV from the coding sequence ATGGCTTTAAGAAAATCTATAACAGAACAAGAATTTACTTCATTAATAAATATTCCTCAGTCTGGAGAAGAACTTATAAGGATCTATTCTCTTTCAGATGACGATATAATTTTCATTAAGGCATCATGCAGAGGAAAAACCAATCATATTAGAGTATCAGTTTTACTTAGCTACATGAAATTTCCCGGAATTATTATTCCTACTGTATTTATTCCAGATGAAAGAATATTGGATCTATTATGTAATCAGCTAGAAATAGATAAAAGCCACTGGAAGGATTATGATAATTTGGCTGAAACTCGCCAGGATCATATAAATATTTTGAGAAAAAACTATGGATATGAAAATTTCTCTTCAACTTACTATACTGATTCTCTATTCAATTTAACAAAATTTACTTTACAAACAGATAAAGGAATATTAATTGCGCAGCAGTTAGTAAAATTTTTGAGAGATGCTAAAATATTGATACCTAGAATATCTGTTGTACAGAAAATATGCTCAGAAGCCTTAATTAATGCAGAAAAGCAAATTCATGATACCCTGAGTTCTGTATTGTCCAATCATCAAAAACAGTTATTAGATACTCTTCTCAACTTACAGGAAAAAAGCAGCATCAGTCAACTAAATTGGCTGAAGCAATCCCCACAGGCGGTCAATTCAAAATTTTTATTGATGCACATAAAGAGGTTGAAAACTATTAAAGACATTGATCTTCCAAAAGATATTGGTAAGGATATTCATCAAACACGGTTGTTGAAAATAGCCAGAGAAGGCAGGCAGATGACACCACAACATCTAAGGGATTTCGAAGAATCCCGGAGATACGCAACTTTAGTCGCAATACTTCTGGAAACCAAAGCTTCTATTATCGATGAAATTATAGAAATGAATGATAAAATCATCGGTTCTTTGTTCAGATATGCCAAGAATACACAAGCTCAAAAAATGCAGGAATCCGGAAAATCCATGGGAGAACAGCTCGGTGTATTTTTTAAAATTGGAAATGCACTTCTTGATGCCAGAGAAACTGGAGAAGATCCTTTCGATGCTGTTGAATCGGTTATTTCATGGGAAGCTCTGGCTCAAAGTATTTTGGAAGCCAAGAACTTAACCGCTAAACAAAATTTTGATTCACTTTATTTTATATCCGATAAATATTTCACGATCAAAAAATATGGTGGAGAATTTTTGAAAGAATTGGAACTCCGTTCAGCTCCTGTGGCAGAAGATATTCTAAAGGCAATAAATATTCTGATAGATTTATATGAAGGAAAAATAAAAAGACTGCCGGAAAAGCTACCCTCAAGTTTTATAAGAAAAAGATGGGAAGAACTTGTATTTACGGAGAACGGTATTGATCGAAAGTTTTATGAACTGTGTATATTTTCTGAACTCAAGAACCATCTGCGTTCCGGAGATCTTTGGGTACAGGGTTCAAGACAGTACAAAGATTTTGAAGATTATCTTATTCCTTCAGACAGATTTACTGAAATGAGAGATCAGAATGGGGTTCCTCTGGACGTAGCGTTGAATGTAGAAGAGTTTCTTTCGGAACGGATGGAACTTCTTTCCAATAAAATACAAATCGTTTGTAAACTTATCGAAAGCAATGAACTTCCGGACTCTTCTATTATTAATGACAGGATAAAGATTAAACCTCTTGAAAACACAGTTCCTGAAGAAGCTGAAGTTTTAGGAAAAAAAATATACAGTTTGCTTCCTCTCATTAAAATCACAGATCTTTTGAAAGAAGTCGATCAGTGGATGGGCTTCACAGATCAATTCACCCATTTGAAATCAGGAAATAAAAGTAATGATAAAAACTTTTTACTCACTGTAATACTGTCAGATGCCATCAATTTAGGCTTAAGAAAAATGTCGGAAGCTTCTCCGGGAACTTCCTACGCAAAACTTTCCTGGCTTCAGGCGTGGCACATCCGCGATGAAACGTATTCTTCAGCTTTAGCGGAAATTATAAATGTTCAATCCGCGCATCCATTTTCTTCTTACTGGGGAGAAGGAAAAACATCTTCTTCGGACGGTCAGCGTTTTGCCACCGGAAGCTATGCACAAAGAACCGGAAATATTAATCCTAAATATGGAAGCGGTCCCGGAGTTCAGTTTTACACTCATGTCTCCGACCAATACGCACCTTTTCATACCAAGGTTATTAATGTGGGAGTAAGGGATGCAACCTATGTTTTGGACGGGCTTCTCTATCATGAATCTGATGTACAGATAGAAGAACATTATACAGATACTTCGGGGTTTACCGATCATGTGTTTGCTTTGATGCAGTTATTGGGATTTAAATTTGCCCCAAGAATCAGAGATTTGAATGATAAGAAGCTTTTTATTCCTGAAGCATCTACCGGTTATTCTGCGTTATCAGAACATATAGGAGGTAAAATTAACAGTAAAAAAATTATTCAAAACTGGGATGAGATCCTAAGATTGGCTGCTTCCATAAAAAATGGAACTGTTACGGCTTCACTGATTGTAAAGAAGATTGGAAGCTATCCAAGGCAAAACGGACTTGCAGTAGCATTGCGGGAATTGGGTAAAATTGAAAGAACCTTATTTATGCTCGACTGGTACATGAGTCCGGAACTTAGGCGGAGAGTTACTGCGGGACTTAATAAAGGGGAAGCCAGAAATGCTTTGGCAAGAGCCGTATATTTTAACAGGTTTGGAGAAGTCAGAGAACGGAGCTTTGAAAATCAACGGTATAAGGCAAGCGGTCTTAATTTGGTAACTGCTGCTATTGTTCTATGGAATACTGTTTATATTGAAAAAGCAGTGCAGCACCTGAAAGAACAGGGCGAAGAAATTAATGAAGAGTTACTTCAATATCTTTCTCCTTTAGGATGGGAACATATTCACCTTACCGGAGATTATGTTTGGGAAGAACGTATCAAACTTAAAAAAGGAGAGTTTAGATCGCTAAGAAAAGTATAA
- a CDS encoding UvrD-helicase domain-containing protein encodes MINKTFTIEDFWQIKGFTPNASQRKAILHTEGPLFLTAGPGSGKTRVLLWRTLNLIVFENVKPEDIFLSTFTEKASLQLRDGLRTLLGIVTNCTGKPYDISKMSIGTVHSICQNLITDRRFSDGAARKNAPILLDSLSQYFKIYNKRFWQNLLLAGGFSDEEEANIILTGYLNGDERNNRHIACLAVIGLFNRFSEENLDPDNVATDNEILSALLQMYKFYKNSLQINTFTKQVDFSLLQQEAFQAIENFQDSGQVFKHIIIDEYQDTNAIQEKLYFALSAGNKNICVVGDDDQALYRFRGATVENLVEFESRCSKSLGIRPTRIDLDINYRSRKKIVDLYKHFIVQSDWENPLSKGTFFRVHNKEIKAHSVDVAPSVVCSNHDRTINVYEEIANFVLQLKQAGKIQDYNQCAFLFPYLKGSSRVDGFQQAFDNLGIPVYAPRANPFIMVEEARAFFGLMMKIFGRHHFGREVFGDQKRFRDWMIGCLAFADDIIKEDVSLKEFIQDKKMEKDAALSDYRILISLVSKKKWDTNQPFTLSMMKDFAEVPRLSEKARKNLTNSYFKKIIESKEKEGTPYSINYIINRTTSLDWTVLDLFYQLNGFRYFREMYLLAEDGTDEGPICNLGLLSQYLSRFMDEYGTLITASFLSDDKFVRVFFASYIYALFRLGETEYEDSEDPFPKGRIPFLTIHQSKGLEFPVVVMGAVFKRESGPDKKEIIIRELLKKEGEPLDKISHYDNMRMFYVALSRAQNLLVLPRYTHNSNATPIFKDIFAKYPLELISDFNIDTVPVADVKDEDLGKSYSYTSDYLLYNKCPRNYMIFKKYGFVPSRSQTMFFGSLVHQTIEDLHHLLINERNKVSAV; translated from the coding sequence ATGATTAATAAAACATTTACAATTGAAGACTTCTGGCAAATCAAAGGCTTCACTCCTAATGCTAGTCAGCGCAAAGCAATTTTACATACAGAAGGTCCACTTTTTTTAACTGCTGGTCCTGGTTCAGGAAAAACCCGGGTTCTTTTATGGCGAACTCTAAACCTAATTGTTTTTGAAAATGTTAAACCGGAGGATATTTTCTTGTCTACATTCACCGAAAAGGCTTCTTTGCAACTTCGTGACGGTCTGCGCACATTACTTGGTATTGTCACCAACTGCACTGGTAAACCGTATGATATTTCAAAAATGTCTATTGGTACTGTTCATTCCATATGTCAAAATCTAATAACGGACCGTCGTTTTTCAGATGGGGCTGCTCGGAAAAACGCACCTATATTACTTGATTCGCTCTCCCAATATTTCAAGATTTATAACAAACGCTTTTGGCAAAATTTATTACTAGCAGGTGGTTTCTCAGATGAAGAAGAAGCCAACATCATACTTACTGGGTATCTTAATGGGGACGAAAGAAATAATCGCCATATTGCTTGCCTTGCTGTTATTGGCTTGTTCAACAGATTTTCAGAAGAAAATTTGGATCCAGATAATGTAGCCACTGATAATGAAATTCTTTCTGCATTACTCCAGATGTATAAATTCTATAAGAATTCCTTACAAATAAACACATTTACCAAGCAGGTAGATTTTTCTTTACTTCAGCAGGAAGCTTTTCAAGCAATTGAAAATTTCCAAGATTCTGGCCAAGTTTTCAAGCATATCATTATTGACGAGTATCAAGATACCAACGCCATTCAGGAAAAACTGTATTTTGCTTTATCCGCTGGAAATAAAAATATTTGTGTTGTAGGTGATGATGATCAAGCTCTATATCGTTTTCGCGGCGCCACAGTAGAAAACCTTGTGGAATTTGAAAGTAGGTGTAGCAAATCTTTAGGGATCAGGCCTACTCGTATCGATTTGGATATTAATTACCGCTCCCGCAAAAAAATAGTTGACCTTTATAAACATTTTATAGTTCAGTCTGATTGGGAAAACCCGCTTTCTAAAGGAACCTTTTTCAGAGTTCATAACAAAGAAATCAAAGCGCACAGCGTAGACGTAGCACCTTCTGTTGTTTGTTCAAATCACGATAGGACAATCAATGTTTATGAAGAAATTGCAAATTTTGTGCTTCAGTTAAAACAAGCTGGCAAAATTCAAGATTACAATCAATGTGCATTTTTGTTCCCATACTTAAAGGGTAGCAGTCGTGTTGATGGTTTTCAGCAGGCATTTGATAATCTCGGCATACCAGTATATGCACCTCGCGCAAATCCTTTCATTATGGTTGAAGAGGCAAGAGCATTTTTTGGTTTAATGATGAAGATTTTTGGTCGTCATCATTTTGGTCGGGAAGTTTTTGGTGATCAGAAAAGATTTCGTGATTGGATGATTGGCTGTCTTGCTTTTGCGGACGATATTATAAAAGAGGACGTTTCGCTGAAAGAATTTATTCAGGACAAGAAAATGGAGAAAGATGCAGCCTTGTCCGATTATCGTATATTAATTTCTCTAGTTTCTAAAAAGAAGTGGGATACTAATCAGCCTTTTACTTTATCAATGATGAAAGACTTTGCCGAAGTCCCTCGTCTCTCCGAAAAAGCCCGTAAAAACCTGACAAATTCATATTTCAAAAAAATTATTGAATCAAAAGAAAAAGAAGGTACTCCTTATTCAATAAATTACATCATCAACAGAACAACCTCATTAGACTGGACTGTTCTTGACTTATTTTATCAGCTCAATGGCTTCAGATACTTCCGCGAGATGTATCTTCTGGCTGAAGATGGTACAGACGAAGGCCCTATTTGTAATCTTGGCCTTTTAAGCCAATACCTATCCCGTTTTATGGATGAATATGGCACACTCATAACAGCTTCATTTCTAAGTGATGACAAGTTCGTTCGTGTATTCTTCGCCTCCTATATTTACGCTTTGTTCCGTCTTGGAGAGACGGAATATGAAGATAGCGAAGACCCTTTTCCAAAAGGTCGTATTCCATTTTTAACAATCCACCAATCAAAAGGGCTTGAATTTCCTGTTGTTGTCATGGGAGCAGTTTTCAAAAGAGAATCCGGTCCGGATAAAAAAGAAATTATTATCAGGGAACTTCTCAAAAAAGAAGGCGAACCTTTGGATAAGATTTCCCATTACGATAATATGCGTATGTTTTATGTTGCCTTGTCGCGGGCTCAAAATCTTTTGGTCCTGCCTCGCTATACACATAATTCGAATGCAACTCCAATTTTTAAAGATATTTTCGCAAAATACCCTTTGGAATTGATTTCAGATTTTAATATTGATACAGTTCCTGTGGCGGATGTAAAAGACGAAGATTTGGGTAAGAGTTATTCTTATACTTCTGATTACTTGCTTTACAATAAATGCCCTCGCAATTATATGATTTTCAAAAAATATGGCTTCGTCCCTTCACGCTCACAAACGATGTTCTTCGGTTCCTTGGTACACCAGACAATAGAAGATCTGCACCATTTACTTATTAACGAAAGAAATAAAGTCTCAGCTGTATGA